One Coffea arabica cultivar ET-39 chromosome 5c, Coffea Arabica ET-39 HiFi, whole genome shotgun sequence DNA window includes the following coding sequences:
- the LOC140007216 gene encoding uncharacterized protein produces the protein MKPALPVSLSPLLLCLRQAAVKPTTPSPSLTPDDPQAEHFLRLSTKLYKDLARMAKLLIAPRGSKQVLPSLKYQKLVEITCRQLTAPLYKFMEQLQKDQQESGNNKAMASKIKRENKCIPELIFQIEDYEKYLIQLGKAAKLNLLRQAKRSTSRDFKILDPKDFVREEEEEEEGDPTNETEENEGNGAESESSEESGDEEEGEEGNGGANNNELSLEHDVPKAAADSGSDGEDEAGLSNGQRSKRRRVVEESSSDEEMETGQSLAF, from the exons ATGAAGCCTGCTCTTCCAGTCTCACTCTCTCCTCTTTTGCTCTGCCTCCGCCAGGCAGCCGTGAAACCGACGACGCCATCTCCATCTCTGACGCCTGACG ATCCTCAAGCAGAACATTTCTTGAGATTGTCTACAAAACTATACAAGGATTTAGCTCGAATGGCAAAACTCCTTATAGCCCCTAGAGGTTCAAAGCAAGTTTTGCCAAGCCTCAAGTATCAGAAGCTGGTAGAGATTACCTGCAGGCAGCTGACAGCTCCTCTCTACAAGTTTATGGAACAGCTACAAAAG GATCAGCAAGAGAGCGGGAACAACAAAGCAATGGCGAgcaaaatcaaaagggaaaacaaaTGCATCCCAGAGTTGATTTTCCAGATAGAGGACTATGAAAAGTATCTCATTCAACTCGGCAAGGCAGCCAAACTGAATTTATTGAGGCAGGCCAAGCGGAGTACTTCGAGGGACTTCAAGATATTAGACCCCAAAGACTTCGtcagggaagaagaagaagaagaagaaggtgaTCCTACTAATGAAACAGAAGAGAATGAGGGCAATGGTGCAGAGAGTGAATCATCTGAAGAATCGGGCgatgaagaagaaggagaagagggaAATGGTGGAGCAAACAATAACGAATTATCCCTCGAACATGATGTTCCAAAGGCTGCAGCGGATTCTGGATCAGACGGTGAAGATGAAGCAGGCCTTTCAAATGGACAAAGATCGAAGAGGAGAAGGGTCGTAGAGGAATCATCCTCAGACGAAGAGATGGAGACAGGCCAAAGTTTAGCATTTTAA